The Thermobifida halotolerans sequence TGGTGGTGATCGTGTTCGCCCCGCGCGGTCTGGCGGGGATCGCCGAGACGGCGGCCGAGTGGTGGCGCCACCGCGGCCGTCGGCAACAACTCCAGGGGAGCAGTCAGTGACGTCATCGGTGGAGCCGCTGCTGCGGCTGAGTGAGATCAAGGTCGTGTTCGGGTCCTTCACCGCCGTGGACGGGGTCGACCTGTCGGTCGCCGAACGGGAGCTGCGGTTCCTGATCGGTCCCAACGGCGCGGGCAAGACCACCCTCATCGACGTGATCACCGGACGCACCCGCCCCAGCGGCGGCCGGGTGCTGTTCGGCGGCGTCGACATCACGGGGCGCAGGGAGCACGCGATCGTGCGCGCGGGCATCGGCCGCACCTTCCAGACCGCCACGGTGTTCGAGCGGTTGAGCGTGGCCGACAACGTCGACCTGGCCGCGTCCTACCGGATGGGGCCGCTGCGGCTGCTGCGGCGGCGGCGCGGCATCAGCGACGCGGTGGCCGCCGTGCTGGAACGGGTGGGGCTGCTGCGGTTGGCCGACCGCGGAGCGGGTGTGCTCTCCCACGGCCAGCGGCAGTGGCTGGAGATCGGCATGCTGCTGGCGCAGCAGCCGCGGCTGCTGCTGCTGGACGAGCCGGTGGCGGGCATGAGCGCGGCCGAGCGGGAGCGCACCGGCGAGTTGCTGACCGAGATCTCCGCCGACCACACCGTGGTCGTGGTCGAGCACGACATGGAGTTCCTGCGGCGCTACGCCCGCGATGTCACCGTGCTGCACGAGGGCCGGGTGCTGACCGAGGGCACGGTCGCCCGGGTGCAGGCCGATCCGCGGGTGCAGGAGGTCTATCTGGGACGTGACGTGCGGGTGGCCGAGCCCGTCGCCGCGGGTGCTGTGGAGGTGGAGTGACCGTGCTGGAGATCAGGGGGCTGTGCTCGGGGTACGGGCGCGCCCAGGTGCTGTTCGACGTGGACGTGGCGGTGGGGGCCGGTCAGGTGGCGTGTGTGATGGGCCGCAACGGGGTCGGCAAGACCACGCTGCTCAACACCGTCATGGGGTTGGTTCCGGCCGTGCGCGGAACGGTGGTCTTCGACGGAACCGACATCACGCGCACGCCCACGCACGCGCGGGTGCGCTCGGGTATGGGGTATGCGCCCCAGGGGCACGAGACGTTCGCGCCGCTGACGGTGTGGGAGAACCTGCGGGTGGCGGCGGACGGAGCGTCTCGGGGTGCGCAGGTGTCGATCGAGGCGCAGTTGGAGCTGTTTCCGAGGTTGAAGCCGCTGCTGAAGCGGCGGGCGGGGCTGCTGTCGGGCGGGCAGGCCCAGCAGTTGGCGATCGCGCGGGCGCTGGTGGCCGATCCCAGGCTGCTGGTGCTGGACGAGCCCACCGAGGGCATCCAGCCCTCCATCGTGGCCGAGATCGCCGAGGCGATCGCGCGGGTGGCCGCGCGCGGGGTGGCGGTGCTGCTGGTGGAGCAGTACCTGGATGTGGCGTTGGGGCTGGCCGACACGGTGACGGTGATGGACGCGGGCCGGGTGGTGTACGCCGGGGAGGCCTCGGGGTTCTCCTCCGACGACGCCGCGCGGCTGCTGGCGGTCTGACCGCTGCCCCGCGAGGAGGCGGGGCAGCGGCCGGTGCCGCTTCGCCCGGGCGGAGGCGGTCGCCTGGCCGGCGGTTGCCGCGGGGTCGGGGAGCCGGGTCAGGCGGGGCCGGTTCGTGCCGCGGTGACCGCCACCGTCGCGTAACGCATCGTGAGGCTGCCTCCCCTCCTGTCGACAGCGGCTCCGACACCCTCGAGCACCTGCGCCAGCCTGTCCGGTGGAAGCCGGGTGAAGGGGCCGAGGGTGGGGATCTGGTCGAGCCACTCGTCTCGGGTGGAGGACCGTTCCCAGTCGAACCGCCACTGCTCCGGCTCGCCGAAGGCGCCCGCCCGGCGGATCCCGTCGGCCGTCCTGGCCAGCAGCGCGGAGTAGCCGTCCTGGGTCTGTCGCGTCATCGCCCGCGGGTCGAGCGGTGAGTCGGGCGCTGCTCGCCGGTGGACCTCGGAGAGGGCTTCCGCCACGTCGGGTGGGAGTTGGAACACGTTCCACAACGCTGCCAGTCGGCCGCCGGGACGCAGCACCCGCGCGGCCTTGGCCGCTCCCGCGACCGGGTCGGTCCAGTGCCAGGCCTGTCCGGCGACGACCGCGTCGAACTCCCGGCCGGCCGGGTCCCAGGCTTCGAACGTCGCCACGTCGACCTCGATTCCGGACCGTCGCGCCAGGTCGGCCATCCGCGCGTCGGGATCGACTCCGAGCACCCTGCACCCGGCCGCCCGGAACTGCCGGGCGGCGATTCCGGTGCCGCAGCCGACGTCGAGGACGTCGGGGCCGGGGCTGGCGGCGACGATCCGCTCCACCAGCGCGTCGGGGTAGCGGGGGCGGGTCCGGTCGTAGCGTTGGGCGTCCGCGCCGAAGGACTCCGCCACCTGTCGGTGGTGGTGGGGCTCGTGTTCGGGGGGTCGCGGTTGCTCCGGCGGTAGAGTGGGCACGCGCCCACCGTAGTGGGCGCGTGCCCACTCGTCAACGACGGAACCCATCGAACGAAGTGAGGGAGGCACGGTATGCCGACAGGGGTGGCCCTGCGCGACGCGCGCGAGCAACTGTTCGCCGCCGCCGAGCGCGTCCTGCTCCAGGACGGGCCGAACGCGCTGACCAGCCGGGCGGTCACCGCCGAGGCGGGCTGCGCCAAGGGCGTGCTGCACCGGCACTTCGCCGACTTCGACGCCTTCCTCGCCGAGTTCGTGCTGGACCGCATCGCCCGGATCGACACCCGGGCCGCGGCCCTGCGCGACTCCGCCGGGACCGGCACCGTCGCCGACAACCTCACCGGCGCGCTGGTGGACCTGTTCGGATCGGTCGCCGTGGCGATCGTCGGCCTCGTCACCTTCCGGGACGACCTGCGCGCCCGGCTGCGTCAGGCCACGCCCACCGGTGTCCCGCTGCTGGCGGAGGCCACGGCCATGATCGCCTCCTACCTCGCCGCCGAGCGCGAACTGGGTCGCGTCGCGGCCGACGCCGACGTCGACACGCTCGCCCCCACGCTGGTCGGGGCCGGGCACCTGCTCTTCGCCGACCGCAGGGGCACCCCGCCGGAGGCCGGGGCCGTCCACAGGACCGTGACCGCGGTCATCGCCGGTGTCGTGCGGGAACCGCCGCCGTGACGGGCGGGTGCCGGTCCCGCCTGTCCGGCGCCCTCTCCTCCGCCGGTCGGCGCCGGTGGACGGCGGTGATGCGGGCGTGGGCGGCTCCCCCCACCCCAACCTTGGTTACCGGATAGTAACATTGGGGGTCGCACACCCCCGGGTGCTGCGCCCCGACCCCACCTGTGAGGAGCCGCCATGCCCACCCTCGACCGCCAGGGCGACGTCTTCGTCCTCGACCTCGGCGACGGCGAGAACCGCTTCCACCCCGACTGGATCGCCGCGGTCAACGCCGCACTCGACGAGGTGGAGAAGACGGAGGGGCCACGCGCCCTGGTGACCGCCGCCACCGGCAAGTTCTTCTCCAACGGGCTGGACCTGGACTGGCTGGCCGCCCACCCCGACCAGCACGTCGACTACGTCGTCAGCGTCCACGCGCTGCTCGCGCGGACGCTGACGCTGCCGCTGGTCACCGTCGCCGCCCTGCAGGGCCACACCTTCGCGGCCGGCGCCATGCTCTCCCTGGCCCACGACTTCCGCGTGATGCGCGCCGACCGGGGGTTCTGGTGTCTGCCCGAGGCCGACATCAACATCCCCTTCACCCCCGGCATGTCCGCGCTCATCCAGGCCAGGCTGGCCCCGCAGACCGCGCACGAGGCCATGGTCACCGCCCGCCGCTACGGCGGCCACGACGCGCTG is a genomic window containing:
- the urtD gene encoding urea ABC transporter ATP-binding protein UrtD, with protein sequence MTSSVEPLLRLSEIKVVFGSFTAVDGVDLSVAERELRFLIGPNGAGKTTLIDVITGRTRPSGGRVLFGGVDITGRREHAIVRAGIGRTFQTATVFERLSVADNVDLAASYRMGPLRLLRRRRGISDAVAAVLERVGLLRLADRGAGVLSHGQRQWLEIGMLLAQQPRLLLLDEPVAGMSAAERERTGELLTEISADHTVVVVEHDMEFLRRYARDVTVLHEGRVLTEGTVARVQADPRVQEVYLGRDVRVAEPVAAGAVEVE
- a CDS encoding ABC transporter ATP-binding protein is translated as MTVLEIRGLCSGYGRAQVLFDVDVAVGAGQVACVMGRNGVGKTTLLNTVMGLVPAVRGTVVFDGTDITRTPTHARVRSGMGYAPQGHETFAPLTVWENLRVAADGASRGAQVSIEAQLELFPRLKPLLKRRAGLLSGGQAQQLAIARALVADPRLLVLDEPTEGIQPSIVAEIAEAIARVAARGVAVLLVEQYLDVALGLADTVTVMDAGRVVYAGEASGFSSDDAARLLAV
- a CDS encoding class I SAM-dependent methyltransferase: MPTLPPEQPRPPEHEPHHHRQVAESFGADAQRYDRTRPRYPDALVERIVAASPGPDVLDVGCGTGIAARQFRAAGCRVLGVDPDARMADLARRSGIEVDVATFEAWDPAGREFDAVVAGQAWHWTDPVAGAAKAARVLRPGGRLAALWNVFQLPPDVAEALSEVHRRAAPDSPLDPRAMTRQTQDGYSALLARTADGIRRAGAFGEPEQWRFDWERSSTRDEWLDQIPTLGPFTRLPPDRLAQVLEGVGAAVDRRGGSLTMRYATVAVTAARTGPA
- a CDS encoding TetR/AcrR family transcriptional regulator, which gives rise to MPTGVALRDAREQLFAAAERVLLQDGPNALTSRAVTAEAGCAKGVLHRHFADFDAFLAEFVLDRIARIDTRAAALRDSAGTGTVADNLTGALVDLFGSVAVAIVGLVTFRDDLRARLRQATPTGVPLLAEATAMIASYLAAERELGRVAADADVDTLAPTLVGAGHLLFADRRGTPPEAGAVHRTVTAVIAGVVREPPP
- a CDS encoding enoyl-CoA hydratase-related protein, coding for MPTLDRQGDVFVLDLGDGENRFHPDWIAAVNAALDEVEKTEGPRALVTAATGKFFSNGLDLDWLAAHPDQHVDYVVSVHALLARTLTLPLVTVAALQGHTFAAGAMLSLAHDFRVMRADRGFWCLPEADINIPFTPGMSALIQARLAPQTAHEAMVTARRYGGHDALAAGVVDHAVAADAVRATAVDVAAALAAKAGSTVGTIKTRMYAPALAALTDTEAPLG